CCTGTCGCGGGTTTCGAAACAGCGGCGGCAGCCCTGGCAGCCGTGAACCGGTTTGGCGCCGATGTGGATGATCTCGGTGTCTATGCTCTGGGCTTGAAGATGTTCACAGACCCTCTTGAGAAGCAGATGAGTATTGCCTTCTTTGCGGGGGCTGGCGTTGATGGCGACAACCTGCATTTCATGCCCTCCAGAATGATTGAATTTCTCTTATTTTACGGCACAAGGGGAGAAAGTCAATGGCTTTCAGTTTGCGGGAGAAAAGGGAAGGGGATGCATTGAAAACTTGATTCTTCGGCCCTTCTGACCCATGCAAAAGGGCTCTTTCCCCAGAATAATACTTATGGTATGGTTCTCTTTTAGGTTACTAAATCACTCAATTCCTGCGGAGGATCATACGATGAAGATGGCGCTGTTGATTGTGGTTCTGGTGGCGTTCTCAATGGTGTTCATTGCCTGTGGCAATGAAAAGAAAACAGAGGCATCCACACCGATTCCTGCCGACCAGACGGCTGTCAAGCCGGAAACGGTTGGAGAAGGTATCTTGCTGGCAAAAGAGATCCTGGGTGTTTTTGACGAAATTGTGGCCAGGGTTAATGAATTGAGCAAAAAGAAACCGGAAGCCGAGGTGCTGAAATCCAGACTGGAAAATCTGTTCGTGGAATACAAAGCGAAGATGGAAGGGTATAACGTGAAGGACCTCGCACTGAAAGCGGATGTACGGCAATGGAGAGCGTGCAATCGTTATCTGGGGGAAAACCGGGGCGGGCATGTTTTTCAAAAGGATACCGTTCTGACGGAAGTCTTGAAACATTACAATTTGCAGGTCGGAGACAGGGAAATTGTAAACGTGATCGGCAAGACTCCGGTAAAGCTGCTCGACATTGCCGTTCAACAGATGGAGGAGAAATAGAAGGGATTCCACCGGTCACCGAAAAGCAATCAAAACGGAAGCGTGAGCCAAAGCGATAGAGCAAGGTTTTTTTTGTATGATTCTCTTACGTTTTGCGTGGCTAAGCACACATTGGTGATTGGCGAGAGGGTATTCTCCTGTAGTTTTCCCCTTTTTTCAAATTAAAGTAATTTCCAAACCCATTCGGAACGGAAGAGAGCCAATATTCCAGACATATCGAATCACCAGAATTGCATTATGCAAGGCCTGCCCCCAACCGTAAACGTCGATTGGCACCCCGTAATGCGCATTGCTTGCTGGAATTGCGTTCAACATCGCCCACGCACCATGGGAGGTGCCCGGTTGTCAGGTGCCGTGCTCAATGGGATAATGAGGGCTGCTATTTGCAAATTGGAGCAGAGACATGGGCCATGAATCGTTGACGTTTTACCAGGTGGATGCGTTCGCGGACAAGGTGTTCGCGGGCAACCCCGCGGCGGTGGTTCCCATGGTTACATGGCTTCCAGACAGCATCATGCAAGCCATCGCCATGGAAAACAACCTGTCCGAAACCGCCTTCTTCGTGCCCCGTGAAGGTGGTTTCCACTTGCGCTGGTTCACCCCGGTCAACGAGGTCGACCTGTGCGGCCATGCCACGTTGGCGTCCGCCCACGTGGTGGTCCGTCATCTGGGCTGGAAAAAGCCGGAGATCCGCTTCACCTCGGCCGGCGGCGAGTTGATTGTGGCTGTGCGCGGTGACCTGCTGGGAATGAACTTTCCCTCCCGGCCCGGTAAAGTGGTCCAGGCGCCCGGGGCGCTTGTGGACGGCCTGGGGATGCGCCCGCTGGAGACCCGCAAATCCCGCGATTTCATGGCCGTCTTGGAAACAGAGGCGCAGGTACTGGCCTGCCGGCCCGATGCGGCGAAATTGAGCGAGTTGGATGTCACCGGGATCATGATCACGGCGCCCGGAGCCGCCCCGGAAGTCGACTTCGTTTCCCGCTTTTTCGCGCCCCGCGAAGGTATTCCCGAGGATCCCGTGACCGGTTCGGCCCATTGCACCCTGATTCCCTACTGGGCCGAACGCCTGGGCAAAGACCGCCTGACGGCACGCCAGGTGTCGCGCCGGGGTGGAACGCTGTACTGCGAGTTGCGCGATGATCGCGTGGCCATCGCCGGCCGGGCGGTCACCTACGCTCATGGAACCATTCTGATTCACGCAGAGGCGGAACCTGTGTAAGATTTTGCCGCCGCGGGCGCCGACCACCAAAGTCAGGGTGTCGGGGCGCTTGTTTCCGATTACAAGGGAACGTAAAGTATCTATGACATTGAGGCTGTTGAGATTTAGAATCCCTTTTCAGGTAAAATCGGTTTAACTCACTTCGTCACCATGAAACAAAATATTATCGTTACCTGTACCTTTGGACTTGAATCCGTTCTGAAAAGAGAACTGGCATCCCTCGGCTATCATGATCGGCACGTCCAGGATGGAAGAATCACGTTTGGAGCGGATGAAGCGGGTATTGCAAGAGCCAATATCTTTCTACGTTCCGCGGACCGGGTTTATTTAAAGCTCTCCGAGTTCGATGCATATGATTTTGACCAGCTTTTTGAAGGCGTGCGCGAAATAAACTGGCAGGATATGATTCCCGCTAACGGCATCATGCATGTGAACGGCAGGTCCAGGAAATCAAAACTGTCTTCCGTTCCCGCGTGTCAGTCCATTACAAAGAAAGCGATCATTGAGAAAATGAGGTTGTCTTACGGCATAGACCGTTTTCCGGAGGACGGCACCCGGTTCCCGATTGAAATCATCCTGGAGAAGAACAAAGCCCAAGTTACCCTGGATACGTCGGGAGCCGCCCTTTTCAAACGTGGATACCGGCTCCATACGGGCGAGGCTCCCGTAAAGGAAACGCTTGCGGCCGGATTGGTGCTGCTGTCCGGGTGGAAGCCTGGCACACCCATGATCGATCCTTTTTGCGGAGCCGGGACCCTGTTGATAGAAGCGGCCATGATCGGCCGCAATGTTGCACCGGGAATCAACCGGAATTTCCTCGCCATGGAATGGGAATTCCTGGATCAGGATATCTGGGGAAAGGCAAAAACGGAAGCGCTCAGCCGAATAAATCACCGCAAGCTGGAACTGTTCGGATACGATATCGATGCCCAAGTAATTGACTCCGCCGGATTGAATGCAAAGAACGCGGATATGGACAGGGAGATTGATTTTGCGTGCAGAGATATATCGAAATTTCATTTTTCCGGTGAAAACGCTTGTGTCATCACCAATTTGCCGTATGGAGAAAGGATCGGTGACAAGGGTACCCTGGATGAACTCTATCGAACGTTCAGAAACGTCCTGTCACCCTATGATAAACTCGACAAGCACATTTTTACGGCCCATGACCATTTTCAGGAGATATTCGGCAGAGCGGACAAAAAGAGAAAGCTGTACAACGGCAATATCAAGTGCCATTTATACAGTTATTTCAATCAGGGAAGGGCAGACAAGGGTCCACGCCCTGACCCCGGACGTCCGTCCCGGAAGAGACGAGGCGGGCAAAGCGGGGAAAAACCTTAGCGGTCTTTCCTCCGGCTTCTGGAACGGATCACTCCGTCGATGGTGCGGACCGCGTCGGGACCCAGGCGGCAGCAGCCGCCGATCATGTCCGCTCCCAGGTCCAGCCATTCTTCCACCATCCGCTCCAGGTTGTCGAGGTCGGCCGTATCCGACCAGGTCCCGCCGGCGGCATTGTATACCTCTCCCGAGTTGGGATAGACAACCACTCGCTTTTCGGGAGTGGCTTCCCTGATGCGGCGGATCAGTTCGGAAATGTACCGGGGAGCTGTGCAGTTGATTCCCAGGGCGAACACCCGCGAGTGGCGGGCGAAAAGTCGCAGCGATTCCTCCAGGGCCGTTCCGTCGCGCAGGTGTGCCCCGTCCCTGCAGGTAAAAGATACCCAGCCACTTTTTTTTGTGTTTTGTAGCAGCCTCGCCAGGACTTTTGCTTCGGTAAAATCCGGCAGGGTCTCCACGGCCAAAAAGTCCGCCGATGACTTGTCCAGCAGTTGCAGTCGCGGCAAATGGAAATCGATCAGCTCCCCTTCAGATATTCCGTAGTTCCCCGTGTACTCCGAGCCGTCGGCCAGGAAGGCGCCGTATGGCCCGATGCCGGCGGCCACGCGGGGAAAGAAATCCGACTGCAAATCGGCGCTGAATTCCGCGATAGCTTCCCGGGCCAGATCCACTGTGCTGAAAAGAAGTTGCCGCGCCGCCCGGGCGTCATGCCCCAGCGCCCGGAAACCCTGCAGGGTAGCTTGATAACCGGCGGTGACCAGAACGCGGGCGCCGGCCCGCAGGTAGGTCAGGTGCGCCTTGCGGATCTCTTCGGGATGGCTGGAGAGCAAGGCGGCGGTCCAGAGCGGGTCGTCCAGGTTGTTGCCCTGGTTTTCCAACTGGTTGGACAAGCCCCCATCAATGACCAGGGGATACTCGTCTGGAATCCCCCGTTCCCTCTTATCCGCGGACCCGGTCGTCATGCCGTCAGTGTAGCAATTTCCCCCAGTGAAAACAAAACTAAAAACCAGTGTGATGCCAATCATACCGGTTGAGCTTGCATTTTCACTGCGGGCATGGCAACGTTAAACAGAGTAAACGCACGTCAATGGAGGAAGGAATGAAAAAATGGATCGTGATGGTTGCGGCGGCATCGCTGTTGGCTGTCGGCGCATGTGACAGGAATAACCCGGATGGGAACGATGCGGAACCGGCCGCAAACACAGGGGATACATTGACAATGGAAAGTCAGGAATACCTGGATGCACAATTGGCCAAGCTGGCCCCGGTTGAGATCGCTTGTCCCGAGGAAGGGTTGAGCGACGGCGACAAAAAAGCGCTGCGCAAACTGGTAGCCGCCGCCGCGGTTATGGACGAGATTTTTCTCAAACAGGTGTACGCGCGCAACCTGGAGATCCGCGCCGCATTGGAGCAGTCCACGGCACCCGGCGCGGAGGCGGCCCGGCGCATGTTCGCCATCCACTTCGGCCCTTTTGATCGCATCAACCACAACCATCCCTTTATCGGCGACCGGCCCAAGCCGGCGGGGGCCAATTACTATCCCGGAGATATGACCAAGGCGGAATTCCTGGAACATATCACGACCCATCCGAAAGACGAAGCGGCATTTACCTCCAACTTCACACTGATCCGCCGCCGGGAAGGCAAGTTGGTGGCTGTACCCTACAGCGAGGCGTACGCCGCGGAGTTGACGAAAGCGGCCGTATTGATGAATGAGGCGGCGGAACTGACCGAAAACCCATCCCTGAAAAAGTTCCTGCTTTCCCGGGCTGCGGCGTTCCGTTCCAATAACTACCGCCAGAGCGACATGGACTGGATGGACCTTGCCGACCACGACCTGGAAGTGGTGATCGGGCCCTATGAAGTGTATGAAGATGACCTGTTCGGCTACAAGGCGGCATTTGAAAGCTTCATCACCCGGGTGGACCGCGGCGAAAGCGTTAAATTGGCGCGAATCTCAAAATACACGGACGAATTGGAAAAACACCTGCCCATTGACGATCAATTCAAGAACTTCAACCGCGGCAAGAGTTCGCCCATTATCGTGGCCGATGAGATTTTTACCGGCGGCGATACCAAGGCGGGGGTGCAGACCATCGCCTTCAACCTGCCCAATGACGAATACGTACGGGAGAAAAAGGGCAGCAAGAAAGTGATGCTCAAAAACATCGCCCGGGCCAAGTTTGACAAAATCTGGATTCCCATCGCCCGGGAAGTGCTGGCCCCGGAAGACCTGGATAATGTCAGCTTCGACGCTTATTTCAACCACGTGCTGATGCACGAGATTTCCCACGGCCTGGGACCGGGTACCATCGAAACGGCCGGCCGCGCCACCACGGTCAGCCGCGAGCTCAAGGAACTCTATGCCACTATCGAGGAGACCAAGGCGGATATCCTGGGTCTATGGAACCTGCTCTACATGGTGGACAAGGGCGAATTTCCCGCGGAACTGCGGGGAAAAATCTTTTCCACTTACCTGGGAGGGATTTTCCGCTCCGTGCGCTTCGGCATCGGCGAGGCCCATGGCGGCGCCAATGCCATCCAATTGAATTACATCCTGGAAAAGGGCGGTTTCGCTTTTAACGAAGAAGAGATCCGCTTCCGGGTAGTAGAGGAGAAGATGCTTGACGCGGTCCGGCAATTGAGCCACGAGGTGTTGATGATCCAGGCCCGCGGCGATTACGCCGCGGCCGCGGCTTTCATTGAAAAATACCGCAAGGTGGACCCCCGGTTGCAGCAGGCATTGGACAAGGTGACCCAGGTCCCCGTTGACATCCGGCCCCGCTACGCCGCGGAAAAATACCTGTAATCCGGGAACTGAATGCTTGCCGTATTGAATGAAATTGGGTCGCCCTCCGGGGAGGAAGAATGCGCCGATTAAAACCTGTTCTGCTTGCAGCGGTTTTGCCTTTGCTCATGTGGAATTGCCGTACACCTGAACCTGTCGAGATTGACCTGATGGAGTAACCAGCGGCGATTTACCTGCGGGACTGCAATTCCTGGGGCGGATGTTCAGTGAACCTACATTGATCCGGCTGGTTTACGCGTATGAACAGGCGACCCGGCACAGGGTGTTGCCCCGGGATTACTCGCGGCAAATGGATTAAAGACCGGGATGTTTCATTGTTTTTCTTTCCGGCAGGCACGCAGTCCCGGTTGAGCCGAATCCAAAATCATGTGGACTGGGATGTGGGTTCACAGGAAATTGTGCAGCCCGGCATTCCGGGCCGCCTGCATGGCGTCATTAAATTCCCTCCTGGTTATCCTGCGGTTGATCATTGGGTATTTCGCGGCCAGGTGGCAGGGATGGTACTGACTCATGATGTTGACAAAAGTGTCCCGGCCGAGCTTTTCAACTACAAAGCGCACAAAGCCGGGGGTGCCGGCCACTCCCCCGGGCAGCACCAGGTGGCGGATCAACAGGCCGGATACGGCGATTCCTTGTTCATCCATTTTCAGTTTCCCGACCTGGCGCTGCATTTCCAGTAACGCGCTACGGGCCCGTTGCGGGTAATCGATGGCGCCATTGGAGTACTTGGACGCGATTTCGCTGTTGTCGTACTTGTAATCGGGCATGTAGATGTCAATCACTCCAGCAAGCAAACGCAGGATTTCGACTTTTTCATAGCCGCCGGTATTGTAGACCAGGGGCAGGTTCAAGCCGCGGTCGGCGGCAAGGTCAAGCGCGCTGACGATGCTGGGCAAAAAATGCGTGGGGGTTACCAAATTGATGTTGTGGCAACCGGTTTTCTGCAGGCGGATCATGCGGTCCGCAAGTCCCTTCGCGCTGGTCAGGTAACCGGAGCCGGCGTGAGAAATTTCCCAGTTCTGGCAGTACACGCAGAGCAGGCCGCAGTGGCTGAAAAAGATGGTGCCTGAGCCGTGTCGGCCGACCAGGGGCCTCTCCTCGCCGAAGTGGGCGAAAGCGGATGATATCCGGGGGCGGGCCGGTGCGCCGCACACTCCGGTTTCACCGTTTTTGCGATCCGCTCCGCATTCGCGGGGACA
This Candidatus Aminicenantes bacterium DNA region includes the following protein-coding sequences:
- a CDS encoding class I SAM-dependent RNA methyltransferase, yielding MKQNIIVTCTFGLESVLKRELASLGYHDRHVQDGRITFGADEAGIARANIFLRSADRVYLKLSEFDAYDFDQLFEGVREINWQDMIPANGIMHVNGRSRKSKLSSVPACQSITKKAIIEKMRLSYGIDRFPEDGTRFPIEIILEKNKAQVTLDTSGAALFKRGYRLHTGEAPVKETLAAGLVLLSGWKPGTPMIDPFCGAGTLLIEAAMIGRNVAPGINRNFLAMEWEFLDQDIWGKAKTEALSRINHRKLELFGYDIDAQVIDSAGLNAKNADMDREIDFACRDISKFHFSGENACVITNLPYGERIGDKGTLDELYRTFRNVLSPYDKLDKHIFTAHDHFQEIFGRADKKRKLYNGNIKCHLYSYFNQGRADKGPRPDPGRPSRKRRGGQSGEKP
- a CDS encoding homocysteine S-methyltransferase is translated as MTTGSADKRERGIPDEYPLVIDGGLSNQLENQGNNLDDPLWTAALLSSHPEEIRKAHLTYLRAGARVLVTAGYQATLQGFRALGHDARAARQLLFSTVDLAREAIAEFSADLQSDFFPRVAAGIGPYGAFLADGSEYTGNYGISEGELIDFHLPRLQLLDKSSADFLAVETLPDFTEAKVLARLLQNTKKSGWVSFTCRDGAHLRDGTALEESLRLFARHSRVFALGINCTAPRYISELIRRIREATPEKRVVVYPNSGEVYNAAGGTWSDTADLDNLERMVEEWLDLGADMIGGCCRLGPDAVRTIDGVIRSRSRRKDR
- a CDS encoding radical SAM protein — its product is MKTVPGTSTEPGYLALHRSGELKKRAADLETHISACRLCPRECGADRKNGETGVCGAPARPRISSAFAHFGEERPLVGRHGSGTIFFSHCGLLCVYCQNWEISHAGSGYLTSAKGLADRMIRLQKTGCHNINLVTPTHFLPSIVSALDLAADRGLNLPLVYNTGGYEKVEILRLLAGVIDIYMPDYKYDNSEIASKYSNGAIDYPQRARSALLEMQRQVGKLKMDEQGIAVSGLLIRHLVLPGGVAGTPGFVRFVVEKLGRDTFVNIMSQYHPCHLAAKYPMINRRITRREFNDAMQAARNAGLHNFL
- a CDS encoding PhzF family phenazine biosynthesis protein, which encodes MGHESLTFYQVDAFADKVFAGNPAAVVPMVTWLPDSIMQAIAMENNLSETAFFVPREGGFHLRWFTPVNEVDLCGHATLASAHVVVRHLGWKKPEIRFTSAGGELIVAVRGDLLGMNFPSRPGKVVQAPGALVDGLGMRPLETRKSRDFMAVLETEAQVLACRPDAAKLSELDVTGIMITAPGAAPEVDFVSRFFAPREGIPEDPVTGSAHCTLIPYWAERLGKDRLTARQVSRRGGTLYCELRDDRVAIAGRAVTYAHGTILIHAEAEPV
- a CDS encoding peptidase, whose product is MEEGMKKWIVMVAAASLLAVGACDRNNPDGNDAEPAANTGDTLTMESQEYLDAQLAKLAPVEIACPEEGLSDGDKKALRKLVAAAAVMDEIFLKQVYARNLEIRAALEQSTAPGAEAARRMFAIHFGPFDRINHNHPFIGDRPKPAGANYYPGDMTKAEFLEHITTHPKDEAAFTSNFTLIRRREGKLVAVPYSEAYAAELTKAAVLMNEAAELTENPSLKKFLLSRAAAFRSNNYRQSDMDWMDLADHDLEVVIGPYEVYEDDLFGYKAAFESFITRVDRGESVKLARISKYTDELEKHLPIDDQFKNFNRGKSSPIIVADEIFTGGDTKAGVQTIAFNLPNDEYVREKKGSKKVMLKNIARAKFDKIWIPIAREVLAPEDLDNVSFDAYFNHVLMHEISHGLGPGTIETAGRATTVSRELKELYATIEETKADILGLWNLLYMVDKGEFPAELRGKIFSTYLGGIFRSVRFGIGEAHGGANAIQLNYILEKGGFAFNEEEIRFRVVEEKMLDAVRQLSHEVLMIQARGDYAAAAAFIEKYRKVDPRLQQALDKVTQVPVDIRPRYAAEKYL